From the Edaphobacter bradus genome, the window GATAATCTCCAAGCCGTTTGTGAGGATTGAAGACAAAAGAGTTCTGATCGTAAACCGCTCCATCGACGTTCACGGTTGACGGGATGCGAGGCACAATAAACTTGTCTCCATCCTCCAACGGAAGGTCTGGGAGTTGATCCAGGTCCTGGCTGTCGGCAGGAATCTGAAGCACGATTCGGCCGGTCGCTTTTGCTCGCCTCAGGCTATTCACCACGCTTTGGCCTTGCTGTTGCGCCGCGGCCAGAGCCGCCGCGTCCTGTGCACTAATGGCCTGGCCCACGTTGTTCGTAGCATTCGTGCTCACCTGAAGCGCGATCTGATCAACATATTGATTTAAGCGCTGCTGTTGTTCGCGGCGCGTCGACTCACGCGTGAACTCCGCTCCATAAAGGTAGGCGTCCGGTGTCAGGCCTCCGGCACGTCGAATCAGTTGCCGCAGAGTCTCCCCGGGCCTCACGCTGTAAATTCCCGAGGACTTGAACTCTCCCTCCAGACGCACAAATCGAGTCTGCTCCGCCTGTGGAACGTGGATGTCCGCCTTGGAGAAGATCGTCACAACATCTCCCGGCAGCAACTCCAGGTTCTGCGAAGCGTCGCCCTGCAGCACGAGCTTACCAAGATTGAACGGCAGCAGAAATGTCGTCAGATCTTCCTTGCTCTGTCGTTCAATGACAGCGTAGCTCCAATCAATATCCGGCTCGTTCAGCTTGACGTCGTTGCGCGGGCGGAACTTTCCTGACGAAGAATTGGCCACGCTGGGACCGACACTCGCATTGGCCGTACCTGATTGGGTGGATGTCGCCTGTTGAGGCGTCTGAGAGGCCCCCGAGGGCGGAGTGTACCGATCGTTGTTGCCCGTCGCGGATGTCGCTGTGCTCGGAATCTCTCCGCAGTCCAGGGCTCCGTCGGTTGTCGACGAATCGACGTCTTCCGTGTCAGATCTCTTCTCAGAAACGCCTTCCTGGTTCCCAAAAGGAAGACCGAACAGGTTCATATTTCTCGTGGATGAGTATCTCCAGTTAGGGTTGTCTCCCTCTTCTCCGAAGGGAAGGCCGTAGCGCAAACTCGGAATCCCATAGCCGGACGTGGGAAGACACGTCGGGACGTAAGTCAGCATCGGCTGGCCAAGCTTACTGCGCTTCAGCCAATAGTCCCTCGTAATGAGAGATTCTTTGTCCGGCAGCAGGTCGCGAATACGCATGCCGGTTCTCCACGCGTACCGCCCCGGATTCGCCACGTTACCCCGAAGCGTCACCGCGTCTTTGTATTCTCCCGTCACCGCCACAAACTCCAGCAGATCGCCGTCCTGCAGCGTCGTCGCCTTTCCCTGGGCGTCCAGCGCCACCTCGATCATGCTCCGCGTCCTGCGGTTGTCGACGCGCTCCAGACGAACCTTTTCTCCCTGCGCGACACTCGTCAGGCCGCCTGCCATTTGCAGCATATCGTCGACCGTCGTGTTCCCCGGCGACTTCAACTCATAGATCGCAGGGACATTGACGCTGCCAGATACCGCAACCTGGGCCCCCACAGGCGGAATGTAGATCACATCCCCAGGCAGCAACGGCGCGTCGTTCGACTTGTCACCGTGCAGCAGAAGATCGTACAGATCGAACTCGACAACAGTCTTTCCCGCCCGGCGTAACTGGATATGGCGCAGGCTGCCCTGCAGCGACGGGCCGCCTGTCGCAAACAGCGCATTAACCAATGTGCTCAGAGAGCTGATCGTGTAGGTTCCCGGCCGCCTGGCCTGCCCGACCACAAACACCTGAATCGAACGCAACTGCCCCATGCTCACGTTGAGATCAAAGTTGCGAAAGACCCGGCTCATCTGGCTCTTGAGGTAATCCTGCACCTGCCCAAACGCCATTCCGGTAACACGTACAGCGCCAACCTGGGGAATATAGACGTTGCCAGAGCGGTCAACCAGGTAGCGGCCGTTGAGCGTGATCTGTCCCCATGCCCGGATCAGAAGTTCGTCACCCGGACCAATGAGATAATCCGGCGTCACCGGCACCAGATCCAGTGGCGCAAAGGTCGTCGGCGGATTGCGGAAAAGCGACGCCCCATAAACAGGCAGCGATCTCCCGATCGAGTTCGCCACAAACTGCTGAAACTCAGTTGGCGAATCCAGCGGCAGACGGACCTGCTCCCTCTGGTTCAACCTCGACGTCGTCTGGGGCGTCGTTTCATTATTATTGTTATTGTTATTGTTATTGCCGTATTGCGTATTTTCCTGTCCGAGAAAGATGCCCTGATTGCGCTGCTGCTGCTGAGAACTGGTCTGCTGCGTATTGGTCTCGACGCTGGGTTGCACCCCGCATCCTAGATCGGTTGGATTGCACGCAGTCGGCTGCTGCGTCGACAGGCTTCCGAGAATCTGAGTAGGGTCTGCTGACTGAGCAAACGCTGCGCTCCCAACGGTCAATAGAACCACACACGCAAGCTTGAACAACGCGGGTGAGCCTGACTGCATCTTCCTGAATCCTCGCAAAATCCGTTACTCCTGACGACCAGCCAAAGTCCTCTGCCTTCGATGGACTGGACGGCGCGCAATGCCGAGACGAGTCCTCGGTCCATTGACTGCCTCCAGCATACCCGAATGCTCCTTCCAGGCCGGTCCCGAAGAAGCAGGGCGAAACCTCGACGATACCCTGAGTTATGCCACTTCGGCCTAGTCGCTCGCCATACCTGCCTGCCGACCCTGCTCCGTCTCGACCGCCTGCGCCACACGCAGCATCGTCTCTTCGTCGAAGTGCTTGCCGAGTATCTGCACACCGATGGGAAGACCGTCCCTGGTCTCACCGCAAGGAACACTCACGCCGCACAGACCCGCCAGACTGGCCGCCACCGAGTAGATGTCCTCTAGGTACATCTTCACCGGATCGTCCGTCTTCTCTCCCAGCCGGAACGCCGGCGTCGGAGTTACCGGAGCTACCAGTACATCCACATCGGCAAACGCCGCCAGAAAGTCGCGCGTCAGCAGCGTCCGAACCTGCTGCGCCTTCTTGTAGTAGGCATCGTAGTACCCCGCGCTCAGCGAGTAGGTTCCCAGCAGGATGCGCCGCTTGACCTCGGCTCCAAACCCCGCGTCTCTCGTCTTGCGGTACATATCCGCGAGCGCCTTCGCATCGCCATCCCGCAGGCCAAACCGCACGCCGTCAAACCGCGACAGGTTCGCCGACGCCTCCGCCGTCGCAATGACGTAATAAGTCGGAATCGCATACTTGGTGTGCGGAAGACTCACCGGCTTAGCGATGCATTTTTCGTCCTTGAGGCCGTCGAGGACCTTCTCGATCGCAGCCCGAATCTCAGGATCCAATCCCTCGCCGAAGTACTCCTCCGGCACACCGATCTTCAGTCCTTCAACCGGCTTCTCCAACCCCGCCACATAGTTCCCAACCGGCCGTTCGGAAGACGTTGCGTCCAGATGGTCCTGTCCCGCAAGCACCTGCAGGACAGTCGCGGCATCCTTGACGTTCTTTGTGAGCGGCCCCACCCGATCGAGCGACGAAGCGAAGGCAATCAATCCATAGCGGCTCACCCGCCCATATGTCGGAAGCACTCCGACAACGCCGCAAAACGCCGCAGGCTGCCGGATCGACCCTCCCGTATCCGTCCCAAGCGACGCAACTGCAAGGTTCGCGGCCACCGCAGCCGCCGAGCCTCCGCTCGACCCGCCCGGCACCCTGTCTGTCGACCGCGGGTTCCGGACCGGCCCATATGCCGAATTCTCATTCGAGCTGCCCATGGCAAACTCATCGCAGTTCAGCTTGCCCAGCAGCACCGCTCCCGCGGCCTCCAGCCGTGACACAGCAGTCGCATCGTAAGGCGGCCGATACCCCTTGAGGATCAGCGACCCCGCTGTCGCCGGCGCTCCCTGCATCGCCAGCACGTCCTTGATCCCCACCGGAACACCAGCCAGCGGAGGCAGCCCTTGTCCCCTGGCCGCCATCTCGTCGATCCTCGACGCCTGCGCCAGAGCCCGCTCCCGGCTCAGGGAGAGGTAGCTATTGATCGCACTGTCCTTCTCAGCAATCTGCGCGTAGTGCAGCTCTGCAAGGCTCGTTGCCGTCGTCTCGCCTGCCGCCACTGCGGCGCGAATGCTATCAATCGTCAAACCAGCAAGACCTGAATTCATCGTCTCCAAACTCTCTCTTCCGCTCTCTACCGCTCAATCACCTTGGGAACCTTGAAGAATCGCCCGTCTGTCTCGGGAGCGGCAGCCATCACCGGAACCCGGTCCACAGATGGCTGCAGTGCATCCTGCCGCAGCGTCTCCCCGTGCTTCGACATATCGCCGCCAAGCACCTCGCCGACCTGCGCCATCGGGGGCACGCTCTTCGTATCCAGCTCATTCAACTGAGCGACGTACCCCAGAATCGCGTTAAGGTCCCGCTGCATGCGCGGCTCTTCTTCCGCGGTCAACTCCAGATTTGCCAACTCCGCCACCCGTCGAACGTCATCGAGGGTTACGCCGGCCTGTTCGCTCATTGCTGTCTTTCCTCTTTCGGACTACTGCTCCAAACTTCTTCTCCTCAAAGTGTATCCCGGCGACCTTCGCCCCAGCGATCCTGCGGACCTCCGCCTCCAGATGCGACCGCATACTCACCATCTGCCGCATCCACGCAGCGTCTGCGACCTCGACGTGGACCACGCCATCCACAAATCCCACGACGGTTCCCCGTTCCGCAAGAGCGCGCCCGCACGCCACCGTCCAGGCTGCCGCGATGCGGTCTTCATCGCTCATCGCCCGCAGACTCTGCCCCAGGGTGCTCCTCAGAATGTCCCGCAGCCCTTCCATACTCACAACCTTATCTCGTCCCCGGCAGAGCCATCGAACTCTCTGCCTCAGGCACCACCGACATCACAAACTCCCGCATCCGCTGCAAGAACACCTCGGTGGAAAACCCAGCAGCCCATCTCCGAATTGCCACCGGATCAAACGCGCCGGCAGACTCCGCAGCCTCAAATCGCAGAATTCCGTCGATCAGCGAGTCTACCGTCTGCTCCCCAAAGTAGACTCCCGTCGCCTCACCTGCGGCAACCTGCTCTCCTGCGCGCACCGTCTCCAGCGATCCTCCGACGCCATACGCAATCACAGGGCGGCCGCAAGCCTGGGCCTCCAGAGGAACCATCCCGAAGTCCTCATCCGCGGCAAACAACAGCGCTCTGCACTCGGCATACTCACGCCACAATGCCTCGGTCGAAAGCTCCCCCAGAAACGTCACCCCGGACGCCGCGGTCTTGCGCAGCCGCGCCTCCTCCGGCCCGGTTCCTGCAATCCGAAGCGTACGGCCCAGACGCGAGCAGGCCTCAATCATCAACTCCGTCCGCTTATATCCCACCAGACGTCCCGCGCACAGATAATGCTGCTCCGGCCTCGACGAGGTCTGC encodes:
- a CDS encoding SLBB domain-containing protein, with the protein product MQSGSPALFKLACVVLLTVGSAAFAQSADPTQILGSLSTQQPTACNPTDLGCGVQPSVETNTQQTSSQQQQRNQGIFLGQENTQYGNNNNNNNNNETTPQTTSRLNQREQVRLPLDSPTEFQQFVANSIGRSLPVYGASLFRNPPTTFAPLDLVPVTPDYLIGPGDELLIRAWGQITLNGRYLVDRSGNVYIPQVGAVRVTGMAFGQVQDYLKSQMSRVFRNFDLNVSMGQLRSIQVFVVGQARRPGTYTISSLSTLVNALFATGGPSLQGSLRHIQLRRAGKTVVEFDLYDLLLHGDKSNDAPLLPGDVIYIPPVGAQVAVSGSVNVPAIYELKSPGNTTVDDMLQMAGGLTSVAQGEKVRLERVDNRRTRSMIEVALDAQGKATTLQDGDLLEFVAVTGEYKDAVTLRGNVANPGRYAWRTGMRIRDLLPDKESLITRDYWLKRSKLGQPMLTYVPTCLPTSGYGIPSLRYGLPFGEEGDNPNWRYSSTRNMNLFGLPFGNQEGVSEKRSDTEDVDSSTTDGALDCGEIPSTATSATGNNDRYTPPSGASQTPQQATSTQSGTANASVGPSVANSSSGKFRPRNDVKLNEPDIDWSYAVIERQSKEDLTTFLLPFNLGKLVLQGDASQNLELLPGDVVTIFSKADIHVPQAEQTRFVRLEGEFKSSGIYSVRPGETLRQLIRRAGGLTPDAYLYGAEFTRESTRREQQQRLNQYVDQIALQVSTNATNNVGQAISAQDAAALAAAQQQGQSVVNSLRRAKATGRIVLQIPADSQDLDQLPDLPLEDGDKFIVPRIPSTVNVDGAVYDQNSFVFNPHKRLGDYLREAGGANRDADKSRAYVVRASGAVISKQYSSSLRGSGFESLHLYPGDTIIVPLNLDKGRTIRLIVNLAQIAGQLGIAIAAGNVVFR
- the gatA gene encoding Asp-tRNA(Asn)/Glu-tRNA(Gln) amidotransferase subunit GatA; translation: MNSGLAGLTIDSIRAAVAAGETTATSLAELHYAQIAEKDSAINSYLSLSRERALAQASRIDEMAARGQGLPPLAGVPVGIKDVLAMQGAPATAGSLILKGYRPPYDATAVSRLEAAGAVLLGKLNCDEFAMGSSNENSAYGPVRNPRSTDRVPGGSSGGSAAAVAANLAVASLGTDTGGSIRQPAAFCGVVGVLPTYGRVSRYGLIAFASSLDRVGPLTKNVKDAATVLQVLAGQDHLDATSSERPVGNYVAGLEKPVEGLKIGVPEEYFGEGLDPEIRAAIEKVLDGLKDEKCIAKPVSLPHTKYAIPTYYVIATAEASANLSRFDGVRFGLRDGDAKALADMYRKTRDAGFGAEVKRRILLGTYSLSAGYYDAYYKKAQQVRTLLTRDFLAAFADVDVLVAPVTPTPAFRLGEKTDDPVKMYLEDIYSVAASLAGLCGVSVPCGETRDGLPIGVQILGKHFDEETMLRVAQAVETEQGRQAGMASD
- the gatC gene encoding Asp-tRNA(Asn)/Glu-tRNA(Gln) amidotransferase subunit GatC; this translates as MSEQAGVTLDDVRRVAELANLELTAEEEPRMQRDLNAILGYVAQLNELDTKSVPPMAQVGEVLGGDMSKHGETLRQDALQPSVDRVPVMAAAPETDGRFFKVPKVIER
- a CDS encoding DUF721 domain-containing protein; amino-acid sequence: MEGLRDILRSTLGQSLRAMSDEDRIAAAWTVACGRALAERGTVVGFVDGVVHVEVADAAWMRQMVSMRSHLEAEVRRIAGAKVAGIHFEEKKFGAVVRKRKDSNERTGRRNPR
- a CDS encoding glycosyltransferase translates to MQVAIVHHWFVTRGGGERVAECIASLFPQAEIFTLLVDSRGTPDGLRHRGIHTSFLQKIPLAKSYHRHMMPLYPAATEGLDLRGFDLVISSDSGPIKGVRVDPEAVHICYCHSPMRYLYDGYEAYRAQMDPVTRAAFTLMAGRIRDWDREAAERVNYFIANSRYVADRIHRVYGRESTVIHPPIDLDRAQTSSRPEQHYLCAGRLVGYKRTELMIEACSRLGRTLRIAGTGPEEARLRKTAASGVTFLGELSTEALWREYAECRALLFAADEDFGMVPLEAQACGRPVIAYGVGGSLETVRAGEQVAAGEATGVYFGEQTVDSLIDGILRFEAAESAGAFDPVAIRRWAAGFSTEVFLQRMREFVMSVVPEAESSMALPGTR